From Dehalococcoidia bacterium:
GACAAGGAAGGCAACGATAAGGCCTGCGAACAGCCCTCGTGGTATCGGAGCCTGCGTCCGCGATGCGACCATGACCGTGAGCAAGATCGTGACTGCGGAGATCGCAATCTTGAGGGCGTGAGAGTCAGTCTCTTTCAGTACAAAAACACCCACCGGTACCGCAGCCAGGCCCGCGAGCGCCATCGGCAAGACGCGCCTGAAGTGAAGCTCAGTCCGGTTCTGGATGACAATGAGGACAAAGAGAATCAGCGAGACAGTGTTGACCACCACGACGACCGTCTGGGGGTCGAACACGAAGAGCAGGACAGGGATGGTCGTCATCCCGATTCCGAACCCGACAGTAGACAGCACGGTCGAGCCCATGAACATGACGACGGCCGCGATTGCAGCCTCGATGACATCCGGCATGTAAGAGCAGCAGTCCCCGGGTAACCCTACGGGACTGCTCTACCTGCTAGCACTCCGGTGCATCGTTCGCTGTCGACAGCTACCTGGCCGTTGACCAGCACGAACGGAATACCTGTGGGGAACTGGACTGGATCGTCGTAGGTGGCGTTGTCGATCACGTGCTCGGCGTCGAATACCACGATGTCGGCATACCTGCCACGCTCTATGCGCCCACGGTCAGTCAGGCCGAACCGCTGTGCGGCGTTGTCAGTCATCCGCTGGACGGTCTGTTCCAGGCTTATGACCGGGTGCTTCTTGCGAAGCCTTCCCAGGAATCTCGGGAAGCAGCCGTAGGCACGGGGATGTGGCATCGACCCGATGGGAATTGCGTCGCTGCCGACCATGTAGTCAGGCCGCGAAAGGAACTCCATCGCGTCCCTGCTGATCTGGTCCCATACGCGGACGCTGTCCGGCGGCGCTCCACGGTAGCAGATCTGGCCATCTTCTTCTTCAAGCAGGTCGATCAGGGTGTCGCCAAGGCTGTCGTTGCCACGAAGCGCTGCAACGTCCGGGAGGCTCATGCCTTCGAGGTCCTTGTTCACCTTCATGTATGTGAATACCGCGTCCTCGAGTGTCCTGCGGGGATTGTCTTCGAGTTCCCTTACGAGTCGACTTCTGCGACGGCCGTCTCGCAGGCGGGCCATGATGGCGTCCGGTCCTCCCTCATGGACGTCGGTTGGAAGGAAGCTCAGTGGGAACGAGCTTCCAGTGGGGTAGGGGTACAGTTCGAGAGTGCAGTCGATGCCCTCGGCCTTAGCCTTATCGATCAGCTCCATCTGCTCAGCGACCTGACCAGCGTTGGAAGCTTGTGTCCTGTAGTGTGAGAAGTGGACTTTCACTCCCGACCTGCGTCCTATCTCCAGGGCCTCAGGCACGCCACCGCCGCCGTAGCCGCGGTCGGTATTCACGTCTCGCAAGTGTGTGGTGTAAACACCGCCATACTCGGCGACCACTTCACAGATGGCGACAAGTTCGTCCGTGTCGCTCCATGCATTGGGGTGGTAGGACATTCCTGTTGCGAAGCCGACAGCCCCTTCTTCCATTCCCTGTCGAACGAGATCGAGCGCCATGGCAAGCGCCTCTCCTCTGAGAGGGACGTCCTCGAACCCGACAGCTTCCAAGCGAATCGCTCCGTGTGCGATGTTGTAGGCAGTGTTGATCGAGACCTTTTCATCGTAGTGTGATCGGAACGCAGCCACGCTCGACATGTCCAGGTCTTCGGGCGGCTCACCCAGGATGCCGGACAGGTATCGCCGGTACGTGCGGTAGTTGTCGGCGGACATCGGGGCGTAGCTCAGGCCGTCCTGGCCGAGGATCTCTGTGGTGATACCCTGGCGCAGCCCATTTGCGTGCTGAGGATCTATTAGCAGCACGCCGTCTGAGTGGGCATGCGTATCAATGAATCCAGGTGCTACCGTGAGGCCGGTTGCGTTGACGACGCGCCGGGCTTTTGATGCTGCCAGATCGCCAACGGCGGTAATCCTGTCGCCCCCGATTCCAACGTCGGCTCTGAAGCTTCGTCTGCCGCTTCCATCTACTACGTTCCCACCTGAGATGATTACGTCATACATAGTTGACCTCGAAGGACAATCGCTCCGTCCGAATTCAATCTGCTTTAGAGAAAAGACTCAGGGCATTCCGGCACGTTCGGATCGTACTGACCCTACCTGCCAAAATGCCCTGATGCCGATTACTAGATGGACGTGATCTTGAAACTAAATTCCGCGGTCCATGCCCATGTCAGCGGCTTCTCGCCTGGTCTCAATCGTCTCTTCCAGGTGGTTCCGGAAGTCGTCCCACATCTCGTCGTCTTCAGTGTGACCGTTGCCATTTCCGTTGCCGCCACCGTGGATGTCCATGAGCTTGTTGCGGAACTCGACGAATACCCAGTCTTCTGCGCGCCCCTGAGGCATGTCGAAGAAGTCCCTCTTGAAGCTTGGCAGCTGACCGGGACCGAAGTAGCCCTTGTCAGACAGCTCGTAGCCCTCGAGGTTCTCGGTCCGCTTGCCGAGTATCTCGCCGTCGGTGGCGAGATAGTGCTCCATCACAGGCTTCATGCCGTACTTCTGGATCGGGCAGACCTTCATGCAGATGCCGCAACCCTCGTACCTGGCCATAACTGGCCTGCATCGCTTGAAGACGAGCTTGTTCTTCTCTACGCCCCGGTACCAGACCTTGTCGGGCATCAGCGCGCGGCCTGGGCAGCGGTCCACACAGACCTTGCACTCCTGGCAGAACTGGTGGATTCCGTAGTCTACGGGCTGGTCATGGGTAACATTCGCGTCGGTGTAGATGATCTGCAGTCGGGCCCTGGAGCCGAAGTGCGGCGACAGGAGCTGGCCGTTTGCGCCAAGCTGGCCAAGGCCAGCAGCCACGAACATCGGGATCATTGGGCCGTAGTGCCACGTCGGTCCTGACACCTGGATGTTGTAACCGAGCGACCTGATGTACGCGGTCAACTCCATGGTTAGGGGGCCCTGGTTGAAATAGGTGCCGAAGTGAGTATCCTCGGCCTCCATGCTCGGTATGGTCTGGGTCTTGCGGTAGTCCTGCTCAAGTGCGAGGCAGATCGCATTGGGCAGATCGCGCCTCAGCTGAGGCTTTCGGCTGGCGTAGACGTAGTGACCGTCGTTCTTGGTGAACCCCACCTCGCCGTAGCCTAGCTCGTAGGCCTTCTGGCGAATGAGCTGTGTGACGTCCTCGCCGGTTGGCGTCGCGGTTGGTTCCAGCTCGCCGCTGGTCCTGACCCATTCGACAATCGGGTCCATTTCCTTCTGGTGCTCTTCGAAGAACTCTACAGACTCAGGCGTGTACTCTTCGCGCTGCACCCTGGCCCAGTCGACGGATGCGCTCTCTTCGATGGCCATGTTCTCCAGGGGGTACTCTCTGCTAAAGAAAGTTACGTCCTTGTCCCTGGTAGGAATCCCCGGCGTAGTCACCAAGTCTTCCGGTACGGGGATGGTGTATGTAGCGTGCCCCACTTTTCTGCCTGGACGCTCTACGATATGACTTACTGCTTTAGCCACAACAATCCCCTCCTTACAGAGACGTCTCGCGCATGTTGCGCACACTATGAGCCATGTTTGCTGGCCTGCCGCGTAATCTATCAGAAAGTTTCCGTATACGCAAAGGTAATTCAGAACTTCGGTTTCATCATTAATCCGGTACAATTCAACCCCAAAATACGACACTTGGAGATACGTCATATGAAGATAACAAAAGTGACCCCCTGGATCGTCAGCTTCCCCTGGGAGATGCGGATCGGAGTCGAGCAGGAGAAGGTCGTCAACGACCGGAATCTGGTGCTCGTGCAGGTCGATACGGACGAGGGAATCACGGGATGGGGAGAGATCACCACGTATCCTGGACCGGTAGCAAACCGGGCCGTGGCCGCGATGGTGGGGCAGGTTAGCGAGTTCCTCGAAGGTGAGAGCACCAACCACTTCGAGCGTCTGTGGTCGAAGATCTTTCATTCCTTCACTTATGTCGGTTCAAGGGGTGCTACGACCGCACTCATCAGCGGAATCGACATTGCGCTATGGGACATCCGGGGCAAAGAGCTGGGCCTTCCCATCTACGAATTGCTCGGAGGACCAGTACGGGACAGGATTGCCCTCTACACGCACCCACCTGAGCCTCGAAACGCACCTGATGCCATCGCAGACGCACAGCAGATAATCGACGCTGGTTACGAGGCTTTCAAGTTCGACCCTATGATGAGATTCATTCCTGGCGGCAACGACGGCTTTCTCGACGGGCAGCTCAGCCGGGAGGGCATCGCAACAGCGGATGAGATCGTCGGCGCCGTGCGTGAGGCGATCGGGCCCGACATAGAGATCCTGATCGACGCTCATGGGATGTACAACGTGCCCACGGCTATCGAGCTGGCAAACCGGCTAGGCAAGCACGACATCCACTGGTTCGAAGAGCCCGTACGGGTTGAGAGTTGGCGAGCACTTGAGCAGGTCAGGCGGGAGACTTCGGTGAAGATCTCAGTTGGCGAGCGGCTGCACACACGATGGGAGTTCGTCCCGATCTTTGAGAACAGCCTCGCAGACTTCGTCATGCCTGACGTAACCTGGACCGGCGGTATCACTGAGCTAAAGAAGATCTCGACTATGGCGGAAGCGTACTACGTGCCGGTGTCGCCACACGACGCGAGCGGCCCCATCAACGTCCTGGCCGGCGCCCATGTGATGATGACCACGCCCAACTTTTACAAGCTCGAGACGATGAGGTACGACCTTGGCGCATACGGTGCGTTCATCGAGCCCGGTCTGGACATTCGCAACGGAGACCTGTACGTGCCTGACACCCCTGGCCTTGGCATCGAGATGGACATGGACTATCTGAGGTCACACGTGACCTTCGGAGGGCAGTAGGTTCGAAGAGGGCAAGCGAGGTGACTCGGCTCCAGCAGAAGGCCATCTTCATTCTGTGGTCGGTCTTGCTGCTAGTGCCGCGACTCGTCCATCATCTCGAAGTAAAGGCGGCTGCCGAAGTCCAGATGCGCCCTGTCGTCATCGTGATCATTTACACGCTCGAAACCAGTGAACATCCATCGGAGCCAGAGAGTACACTCGCAGTCCCAGGCCTAATGGTATGTCCATCCTGCTTCGGACTCGACACGTACCTGGGTTGCGGTCAGATAGCCGCCAAAGGAGAGATGGACCGCGTCCCAGTCTTCTGCGACCTTTGACCAGTCCGGCTCGAGTTGTTTAGGGTCTCCTGAGAAGTCCGGAACTTGGCCGGGGCGCCGTTCGTCGTGCTGCGCTGGATACTCAACACAGAGACTGTGCCAGTCATGGGCACTGTAAATCTCAAGGATGCGAGCGGCATCGTCGATGAGCATTCTCCAGACAGCATATGGAGGGCGGCCAAAGGCCGGTCGAAAATCGCCGACCCCGTCACATATTGCCGCCGACATTGGGGATGTGTTACCGACCAGAGTCGATGTGTACAGTCCTCCCTTGGTCTTTTGAGCGTAACGTTCCCATCCGTCGGAGGGCTCTGAGGGCACGACCAGAGTCTTCTCGTCAGGTGGACTGCCATCATGTGATATCCAGATCTGGCTTTCCCTCTTTATAGGCTCGAACCACCAGGACGCACCGTCCTCTCTCATGACTCTGCGCAAGAGCTCGAAGTGGTTGGGCGATTCTCTTTCCAAGTAGGAGAGTCTGTCATTCCTATCAGAATGCCACACATCTACTTCGTCGGAAGCGGCCGAGCAGAGCCAGACCGTCGTTTGCGGTAAGGCCAAGCTCTCCGGACTCATCTCCGACTTTGCCCCGACAGTTGCGAACGCCTTTCCGACTGGTGACAGCATGATTGCTTCGAGTCTCTCGCTGTTCCTGGAGAGGTCGGATCCTTGTCGCCACGCAATTGGTCCCCCATCGCCCATAGCAGGCTTCTTGGTCCCGGACTCTGTCCGCTGAAGGTCCCGGGTCTTTATTCGCTCCTGTCGAGTATTACCTTGAGGGTCTCCGGCGACCCTGAAGAGCCACGACGCGCTCTGGGACGATGCGTCGAGGCTTGCAACGGGGGACCACGCCGCCTGAAGCACTAAGTAGGATGCCTCCTGTGTTGGAACCACAGGGACATCCAGCCTCCACAGGCGTGTATCTGCTGATTCCTCAGATACGACATCGATGCCCTCCGGCTCACTTCTCCCCAGGGCCAACCATTCCAGGATAGGGTCATAATCGGACGGGTTCTCTGTCTCCAGGTCGAACACGCGCATTATGGTGATGGATGTGGGAACCGGCACGCTATGAATCTCGAAAGTGACCAAATCCACACCCTGAATGACGGGCGAGTCATGTGCAGAGGCATCGAATGGTTTTTCTGGGCTTAGGGACTCACGGCGACCCTCGACGATCCAGTCGTAAGCAATCAGAGTTCCGGGCCAGCGTCGGACCGGTTGAGGGACGTTTTCCTGTGCAGTCGTGCGCGAAATGGATACAAACACGTCCGGCGGCCTTATTGAGGGTGTACCCCACTTGAGATCGCCAGGTTCAATCTGCCTAAGAGTGTCGCGGTGCATCTAGTCTGACCTGCTGGCGTGTTACCGGAGTTTGTGGTTCTGTAGCCTAAAGTGTGAATCTCTAGATCTGCACCCAATGGAGTGGGCCTAGTGCGCGATCTCAGATTGGGGATATCACCCGCATCGGGTTTCCGCTGAGGAAAGCCTTGATGTTCTCGACAGCGTCTCCGTAGAAGACGCAGTAAGTCTGGTCGGTTACGTAGCCCATGTGTGGCGTGAGGACGGTGTTTGGAATGGACCGGAGCGGATGGTCTAAGGGCAGCGGCTCGATGTCGAACACGTCGAGCCCTGCTCCTGCAATTGTTCCACTTTGCAGGGCGTCGATAAGGGCTGACTCGTCTACTATTGGACCTCGCGACGTGTTGACCAGGTATGCTGAAGACTTCATCGCTGTGAGCTCTTCTGCCCCAAGCAGGCCACGGGTGCGTCCACTCAGTACTACGTGAATGGTCACGATGTCTGATGACTCCAGCAGCTCCTGCTTCGTCACAAGGGCTGCGCCGAATTCCTCTGTCCGTTCAGCCGTCAGGTTCTGACTCCATGCGATGACGTTCATTCCGAACGCCACTCCGACTGAGGCGACCTGCGAGCCCAGCCTGCCGAGTCCGATTACGCCAAGCGTCTTGCCATGCAGGCCTTCGCCTACGGTCACCTGCCATCGGCCCTCTCGGGTCGCCTTGTCTTCGGTGGGAATCTTTCGCACCAACGCCAGGATCAGGGCCCATGTCAACTCTGCAGTTGGGTAGGGCACTCCATCGGTTCCGCAGACGGTGATGCCGTTGTCCGCAGCCGCTGCGATGTCGATGGATGCGTTTCGCATGCCTGTAGTCACCAATAGCCGCAGGTTAGGAAGACGCTCCAGTAGTGACCTCTGAAACGGCGTACGCTCGCGCATGGCGACCACGACTTCGTACGGAGCTAGACGAGCCACGAGATCGCCCTCTTCCGTCAGATGGTCCTGGAACACATCGACCGAGACGTCGTTTGGGAGAGAGTCCCAGTCGGCCATCTGAAGTGCGACGCTTT
This genomic window contains:
- a CDS encoding mandelate racemase/muconate lactonizing enzyme family protein gives rise to the protein MKITKVTPWIVSFPWEMRIGVEQEKVVNDRNLVLVQVDTDEGITGWGEITTYPGPVANRAVAAMVGQVSEFLEGESTNHFERLWSKIFHSFTYVGSRGATTALISGIDIALWDIRGKELGLPIYELLGGPVRDRIALYTHPPEPRNAPDAIADAQQIIDAGYEAFKFDPMMRFIPGGNDGFLDGQLSREGIATADEIVGAVREAIGPDIEILIDAHGMYNVPTAIELANRLGKHDIHWFEEPVRVESWRALEQVRRETSVKISVGERLHTRWEFVPIFENSLADFVMPDVTWTGGITELKKISTMAEAYYVPVSPHDASGPINVLAGAHVMMTTPNFYKLETMRYDLGAYGAFIEPGLDIRNGDLYVPDTPGLGIEMDMDYLRSHVTFGGQ
- a CDS encoding sulfite exporter TauE/SafE family protein, with amino-acid sequence MPDVIEAAIAAVVMFMGSTVLSTVGFGIGMTTIPVLLFVFDPQTVVVVVNTVSLILFVLIVIQNRTELHFRRVLPMALAGLAAVPVGVFVLKETDSHALKIAISAVTILLTVMVASRTQAPIPRGLFAGLIVAFLVSATLNALGIGGPVMALYIFAQNWSRNAVRGALSLYFLFVETAGVIGYSVAGLMTTERISLILIVIIPVGIGFYLATHLVRRMNETVFRRATVAAIVIMCGMTLAREVISLV
- a CDS encoding D-aminoacylase produces the protein MYDVIISGGNVVDGSGRRSFRADVGIGGDRITAVGDLAASKARRVVNATGLTVAPGFIDTHAHSDGVLLIDPQHANGLRQGITTEILGQDGLSYAPMSADNYRTYRRYLSGILGEPPEDLDMSSVAAFRSHYDEKVSINTAYNIAHGAIRLEAVGFEDVPLRGEALAMALDLVRQGMEEGAVGFATGMSYHPNAWSDTDELVAICEVVAEYGGVYTTHLRDVNTDRGYGGGGVPEALEIGRRSGVKVHFSHYRTQASNAGQVAEQMELIDKAKAEGIDCTLELYPYPTGSSFPLSFLPTDVHEGGPDAIMARLRDGRRRSRLVRELEDNPRRTLEDAVFTYMKVNKDLEGMSLPDVAALRGNDSLGDTLIDLLEEEDGQICYRGAPPDSVRVWDQISRDAMEFLSRPDYMVGSDAIPIGSMPHPRAYGCFPRFLGRLRKKHPVISLEQTVQRMTDNAAQRFGLTDRGRIERGRYADIVVFDAEHVIDNATYDDPVQFPTGIPFVLVNGQVAVDSERCTGVLAGRAVP
- a CDS encoding D-2-hydroxyacid dehydrogenase family protein, with the translated sequence MTKVAVLDDYQSVALQMADWDSLPNDVSVDVFQDHLTEEGDLVARLAPYEVVVAMRERTPFQRSLLERLPNLRLLVTTGMRNASIDIAAAADNGITVCGTDGVPYPTAELTWALILALVRKIPTEDKATREGRWQVTVGEGLHGKTLGVIGLGRLGSQVASVGVAFGMNVIAWSQNLTAERTEEFGAALVTKQELLESSDIVTIHVVLSGRTRGLLGAEELTAMKSSAYLVNTSRGPIVDESALIDALQSGTIAGAGLDVFDIEPLPLDHPLRSIPNTVLTPHMGYVTDQTYCVFYGDAVENIKAFLSGNPMRVISPI